One stretch of Actinacidiphila sp. DG2A-62 DNA includes these proteins:
- a CDS encoding class I SAM-dependent methyltransferase, whose protein sequence is MADDCFGHPRLAAIYDPLDPDRSDLDVYLRMTEEFGAHQVLDIGCGTGVFALLLAGRGVDVVGIDPAQASVDVARAKPGSERVRWICGDATALPPLQVDLATMTANVAQAIVDPDIWQKTLQGAYEALRPGGHLVFETRDPSRRAWEEWTRERSYRVTEIPGVGSVESWVQLIEVSQPLVTFRWTYIFAADGQVLTSDSTLRFRERDEVETDLVAHGYVLQDVRDAPDRPGKEFVFLARRP, encoded by the coding sequence ATGGCAGACGACTGCTTCGGGCACCCACGACTCGCCGCGATCTACGATCCGCTCGACCCCGACCGCAGCGATCTCGATGTGTACCTCCGGATGACGGAAGAGTTCGGGGCGCACCAAGTTCTGGACATCGGCTGCGGCACCGGGGTGTTCGCACTTCTCCTGGCCGGCCGCGGGGTCGACGTCGTCGGCATCGATCCCGCCCAGGCATCCGTCGACGTCGCCCGGGCCAAACCGGGCAGCGAGCGAGTGCGCTGGATCTGCGGTGATGCCACAGCCCTCCCGCCATTGCAGGTCGACCTCGCGACGATGACAGCGAACGTCGCCCAGGCCATCGTCGATCCGGACATCTGGCAGAAGACGCTGCAGGGGGCCTACGAGGCACTACGGCCCGGCGGGCACCTGGTCTTCGAGACCCGTGATCCGTCCAGACGCGCCTGGGAAGAATGGACCCGCGAGCGCTCCTACCGCGTGACGGAGATCCCGGGCGTCGGCTCCGTCGAGAGCTGGGTCCAGCTGATCGAGGTGAGCCAGCCCCTCGTGACCTTCCGCTGGACCTACATCTTCGCCGCGGACGGACAGGTGCTGACCTCGGATTCAACGCTGCGCTTCCGGGAGCGCGACGAGGTCGAGACGGACCTGGTCGCCCACGGCTACGTGCTGCAAGACGTCCGCGATGCGCCTGACCGGCCAGGCAAAGAGTTCGTCTTCCTCGCACGACGCCCCTGA
- a CDS encoding catalase, with the protein MTERPSTTTQSGAPVPSDEFSLTTGSDGVTALHDRYLVEKLAAFNRERVPERNPHAKGGGAFGTFTVEEDVSRYTRAAVFQPGATAETLVRFSTVAGEQGSPDTWRDVRGFALRFYTAEGNLDIVGNNTPTFFIRDAMKFPDFIHSQKRLGGSGLRDADMQWDFWTLSPESAHQVTYLMGDRGLSRSWRHLNGYGSHTYQWINADGERFWVKYHFLSRQGVRALGAEEAERIAGADADFYRRDLHQAIERGEFPAWDMYIQVMPYEEAKTYRLNPFDLTKVWPKADYPRIKVGSFILNRNPRNFFAEIEQAAFSPGNQVPGTGISPDKMLMARVFAYNDAQRYRIGANFSQLPVNRPHAAEVHTYSHEGQMRYHFAEPEHRSYFPNSYGPAGGPEPDLASGLDEAGWETDGELVRSAYTLRPDDDDFSQAGTLYRSVFTAEEKTRFVATLAGQYKALTVPAIQERFFWYWRRVDADLPDAIRAAL; encoded by the coding sequence ATGACCGAACGCCCGTCGACGACCACCCAATCCGGAGCCCCGGTCCCCAGCGACGAGTTCTCGCTGACGACCGGCTCCGACGGCGTCACCGCGTTGCACGACAGGTACCTGGTCGAGAAGCTCGCGGCCTTCAACCGGGAGCGCGTGCCCGAGCGCAACCCGCACGCCAAGGGCGGCGGCGCCTTCGGCACGTTCACCGTCGAGGAGGACGTGTCACGCTACACGCGCGCCGCGGTCTTCCAGCCGGGCGCGACGGCGGAGACGTTGGTGCGGTTCTCCACCGTGGCCGGTGAGCAGGGCTCGCCCGACACCTGGCGTGACGTGCGCGGGTTCGCGCTGCGCTTCTACACCGCAGAGGGCAACCTCGACATCGTCGGCAACAACACCCCGACCTTCTTCATCCGCGACGCGATGAAGTTCCCGGACTTCATCCACTCCCAGAAGCGGCTCGGCGGCTCGGGCCTGCGTGACGCCGACATGCAGTGGGACTTCTGGACCCTCTCGCCCGAGTCCGCACACCAGGTCACCTATCTGATGGGCGACCGGGGCCTCTCCCGCTCCTGGCGCCACCTCAACGGCTACGGCTCGCACACCTATCAGTGGATCAACGCCGACGGTGAGCGGTTCTGGGTGAAGTACCACTTTCTGTCCCGGCAGGGCGTGCGAGCGCTGGGAGCCGAGGAGGCAGAGCGTATCGCCGGGGCCGACGCGGATTTCTATCGCCGTGACCTTCACCAGGCGATCGAACGCGGCGAGTTCCCCGCCTGGGACATGTACATCCAGGTCATGCCCTACGAGGAGGCGAAGACCTACCGCCTCAACCCCTTCGACCTGACCAAGGTGTGGCCGAAGGCCGACTATCCGCGCATCAAGGTCGGCTCCTTCATCCTGAACCGCAATCCGCGCAACTTCTTCGCCGAGATCGAACAAGCGGCCTTCTCGCCCGGAAACCAGGTACCGGGCACGGGGATCTCCCCGGACAAGATGCTCATGGCCCGTGTGTTCGCGTACAACGACGCCCAGCGCTACCGCATCGGCGCGAACTTCAGCCAACTCCCGGTCAATCGACCGCACGCCGCCGAAGTGCACACCTACTCGCACGAGGGTCAGATGCGATACCACTTCGCCGAACCCGAGCACCGCAGCTACTTCCCGAACTCCTACGGGCCGGCCGGCGGCCCCGAACCCGACCTCGCCAGCGGGCTCGACGAGGCCGGCTGGGAGACCGACGGCGAACTCGTTCGCAGCGCCTACACGCTGCGCCCCGACGACGACGACTTCAGCCAGGCGGGCACCCTCTACCGCAGTGTGTTCACAGCCGAGGAGAAGACCCGCTTCGTCGCGACCCTTGCCGGACAGTACAAGGCGCTGACGGTCCCGGCGATCCAGGAGCGTTTCTTCTGGTACTGGCGGCGCGTCGACGCGGACCTTCCGGACGCGATTCGCGCCGCCCTGTAG
- a CDS encoding helix-turn-helix transcriptional regulator, with translation MPQHAISPEPTSLSASLTARPAQAGPLASPLLTTEEVARLLRVDPSSVRRWRAEQPPQGPPFIRLSERVVLYAAQDLQHWLDTRRTTPHPRQKAA, from the coding sequence ATGCCGCAGCACGCCATCTCGCCGGAGCCGACCTCCCTATCGGCTTCGCTCACCGCCCGACCGGCCCAGGCAGGCCCACTCGCCTCGCCCTTGCTGACCACCGAGGAGGTGGCCCGGCTGCTGCGGGTCGACCCCTCCTCGGTGCGGCGGTGGCGCGCCGAGCAGCCGCCGCAGGGGCCGCCGTTCATTCGCCTGTCCGAGCGCGTCGTCCTCTACGCCGCGCAAGACCTTCAGCACTGGCTCGACACACGCCGCACCACACCCCACCCGCGGCAAAAGGCGGCCTGA
- a CDS encoding MoaF-related domain-containing protein produces the protein MTLPLLPPFAGGSFLVTYPPLTATNTYAADSPTVSYEIVAGEGAGTRGSSAYTWSRIGSGLYVISWQEESGATVVHVDDFEAGTSLSFFTTPQLELYRMEGRLARQVQP, from the coding sequence GTGACTCTTCCCTTGCTTCCCCCGTTCGCGGGCGGCAGCTTTCTCGTGACCTATCCGCCCCTCACCGCGACCAACACCTACGCCGCGGACTCCCCGACGGTCAGCTACGAGATCGTCGCCGGCGAAGGAGCCGGAACACGGGGCAGCAGCGCGTACACATGGTCCCGCATCGGCTCCGGCCTCTACGTGATCTCCTGGCAGGAGGAAAGCGGCGCCACGGTGGTCCACGTCGACGACTTCGAGGCCGGAACGTCCCTGTCGTTCTTCACCACGCCCCAGCTGGAGCTGTACCGCATGGAAGGCCGGCTCGCGCGCCAGGTCCAGCCGTGA
- a CDS encoding DUF4231 domain-containing protein yields MAASTYPSTEHRRRLYRQEVADVIDQFQRESRKYRRIHNSLQSLIMVGATSTTTIASLNTADDLTWQNVLTIAISFAITLAATFTGYYKFRERSYFLRETADAIEEQANALALGVGEYTDLNEKDALKHFTGVVESLRGEQRRRQQQLDQPNQVAAAPAGQASE; encoded by the coding sequence GTGGCTGCCTCTACCTACCCGTCAACCGAGCACCGCCGACGCCTGTACCGCCAGGAGGTCGCCGACGTCATCGATCAGTTCCAGCGCGAGAGCCGCAAGTACCGGCGCATCCACAACAGCTTGCAGTCCCTGATCATGGTGGGCGCGACGTCGACGACCACCATCGCCTCGCTGAACACCGCCGATGACCTAACCTGGCAGAACGTCCTAACCATCGCCATCAGCTTCGCCATCACGCTGGCGGCCACCTTCACCGGCTACTACAAGTTCCGCGAGCGCAGCTACTTCCTGCGCGAGACCGCCGACGCCATCGAGGAGCAGGCCAACGCCCTCGCCCTCGGAGTCGGCGAGTACACCGACCTCAACGAGAAGGATGCACTGAAGCACTTCACCGGCGTCGTCGAATCCCTGCGCGGTGAGCAGCGACGCCGACAGCAGCAGCTGGACCAGCCCAACCAGGTGGCCGCAGCTCCGGCTGGCCAAGCCAGTGAGTGA
- a CDS encoding HAD-IA family hydrolase produces the protein MMTTRPYDAVLCDIDGVLRHWPTASDIESSHGLPTGAIAAAAFAPSRLHPAITGKITDEQWRSAGAADLAAICGSADRAHAAVTDWSSLVPRVDHQVVSLLAQARTVATVALVSNATTRLEWDLAQQGLDDLADAVVNTSRIGVMKPDPRVYITAAAQAGAPVHRCLFIDDTAANVTAAREVGMTALYYRQIEDLRSALAPLLNTAPDAQHT, from the coding sequence ATGATGACCACACGCCCCTACGACGCCGTGCTCTGCGACATCGATGGCGTTCTTCGACACTGGCCCACCGCCAGTGACATCGAAAGCAGCCATGGACTCCCGACAGGCGCAATCGCGGCAGCAGCCTTCGCCCCGTCTCGCCTGCACCCCGCAATCACAGGAAAGATCACCGACGAGCAGTGGCGCTCCGCAGGGGCTGCGGACCTCGCTGCGATCTGCGGATCGGCTGACCGCGCCCACGCCGCAGTCACCGACTGGTCCAGTCTGGTGCCCCGCGTCGATCACCAGGTCGTGTCCCTCCTCGCCCAAGCCCGCACGGTCGCAACCGTCGCCTTGGTCTCCAACGCAACCACCCGGCTGGAATGGGACCTCGCCCAGCAAGGGCTCGACGATCTCGCCGACGCCGTGGTGAACACCTCCCGCATCGGGGTCATGAAGCCTGATCCACGCGTCTACATCACGGCCGCCGCACAGGCCGGTGCCCCGGTCCACCGCTGCCTGTTCATCGACGACACTGCCGCCAACGTCACAGCAGCCCGCGAAGTGGGGATGACCGCCCTCTACTACCGGCAGATCGAAGATCTCCGCAGTGCCCTGGCACCTCTCCTCAACACAGCACCAGATGCACAGCACACGTGA
- a CDS encoding tyrosine-type recombinase/integrase, with product MVTNGAVDRTAYAWIADGEGRSTVKSTLAVLVRVMEQAVRDGLITANPARVKGWQRQYQLAEDELDDPRALALRDWGALQELAAALVAHSADQYPGWGEAVTFAACTAARIGEVSGARVKDIDLTNWIWTVRRQTTPSPGGLADKNTKGKVARRVPLVQEVRPMIAQRVLALGYDHLRHHDLRHTRLTWMADAGVPLHVLRLIAGHGSLQTTQRYLHPDLHTVTRASHTLSTHLTGVHTPPPPSPAMSATLRRL from the coding sequence TTGGTCACCAACGGCGCCGTCGACCGCACCGCCTATGCCTGGATCGCCGACGGCGAAGGACGCTCCACCGTCAAGAGCACCCTCGCCGTCCTCGTCCGCGTCATGGAGCAGGCCGTCCGCGATGGACTCATCACCGCCAACCCCGCCCGGGTCAAAGGCTGGCAACGCCAGTACCAGCTCGCCGAAGACGAACTCGACGACCCCCGCGCGCTCGCCCTTCGCGACTGGGGCGCGCTGCAGGAACTCGCCGCGGCCCTGGTCGCCCACTCTGCCGACCAGTACCCGGGCTGGGGCGAGGCCGTCACCTTCGCCGCCTGCACCGCCGCCCGCATCGGCGAAGTATCAGGCGCCCGCGTCAAGGACATCGACCTCACCAACTGGATCTGGACCGTCCGGCGCCAGACCACGCCCTCCCCCGGCGGCCTCGCCGACAAGAACACCAAGGGCAAGGTCGCCCGCCGCGTCCCCCTCGTCCAGGAGGTCCGCCCGATGATCGCCCAGCGCGTACTCGCCCTCGGCTACGACCACCTGCGCCACCACGACCTGCGCCACACCCGCCTGACCTGGATGGCAGATGCCGGAGTGCCCCTGCACGTCCTACGCCTGATCGCCGGCCACGGCTCCCTGCAGACCACCCAGCGCTACCTGCACCCCGACCTGCACACCGTCACCCGCGCCAGCCACACCCTCAGCACCCACCTCACCGGCGTACACACTCCTCCCCCACCCTCACCCGCCATGTCGGCAACGCTGAGGAGATTGTAG